Below is a genomic region from Triticum dicoccoides isolate Atlit2015 ecotype Zavitan chromosome 5A, WEW_v2.0, whole genome shotgun sequence.
GTACAGTGTTCTGATGAGCGCTTGTTCTTGCAGGTTCTTCAAGGAATCAAGCGACGAGGAGAGGGGACACGCCGAGAAGTTAATGGAGTACCAGGTATCAATTTCGCTACCTCTCTAATTGCTAGCTTTGATTGGTCCTGGTCGTTGCCCCGTGCTGTTATATACTCATGCTTCGTGTGTTTATGTGTCGACCAGAACAAACGTGGAGGGAGGGTGAGGCTCCAGTCAATTGTCACACCCTTAACCGAGTTCGACCATGCTGAGAAAGGCGATGCCCTGTATGGTAAGTTTCTTCCTTGTAGATTTATTCTGAACGTCTTTGCATTTTATTACAGTGCTTTACATTACATGGGGAATGCATGTGATGTGCTTATTGTGTGATAACGAGTGTCTGGTTGTTCATGTGAAACTTGAGTTGTCTGGAGTGGTTAGATGTGTTGCCAGATCAGGAACACTGACAAAAACTCAATGTTTTTGCAAAAGTTCAGTAAACCTTAGGGTGAATCTGTTTGTATGAGTTAGGATTTGCATCATTTCTTTTAGGGGAGGATAAATTAATGGGCTTGTTGAGGAGAGGTCAGATCTCTCAATATTGTTCAGATGGGTATCAGCTGCGTGCTGTACTCACTACACTCACAGCTATTTGATGGCCTTTTGATTATTTGTAATATATGTTGTGTTTTAGAAGCTTTTATTTAAACTGCATGAAGAGGAAGAAAAATCAAAACATGTATCGTAACACAAAGTAGCTAAGCTTTTTGTAATCATTATTATTAATAGTTTCCCTGACTCGATACATAAGTTTTGATGGCTATATTTGTTAGCAAAGCAACACCTGACCTGATACCCTATGTTTTAACTTGTGCCTCTCTCGTGATGTCAGCAATGGAGTTGGCTCTAGCTCTTGAAAAGCTGGTGAATGAGAAACTGCACAACCTGCACAGTGTAAGTTGCTCGCTCTTCCATGCCTACTTACAGTCAAATTATTGTGGGATATGCAATGTTGCGTCACAGAATCTAAAATGAGGTGCTCCATATTAACAGGTAGCTACAAGGTGCAATGATCCTCAGCTGACCGACTTTGTTGAGAGTGAATTCCTTCAGGAGCAGGTAAACCTACTTCCATACTCTCGGGTTAAATACAGAACAAGACATGTAGCATACGACATTTGCTATTCAGATATGTTTATTGTGTATTTTACTAAGTAGAAACACCTCAAATTTATGTGAAAGGTTGACGCCATCAAGAAGATCTCTGAGTATGTGTCGCAGCTGAGAAGAGTCGGCAAAGGCCACGGTCAGTATCTTCCTGGACACTGCTGCATCAATTCTATCGTCTGTGTTTCCACGGTTTCTTACATTGTTTGGATGAAATGCAGGAGTGTGGCACTTCGAccagatgctgcttgaggaggcagcTTGAAGGACACGGACACGACGACTACGGGCAATGGAGGATGTAGGTGTGATATGTCAAGTAGTGGACAGATAAGCCAACCACTGGATGTGGTTTTGAGGGATTTTTGCAGTGGGGTTTGTAGGGTGCTATGCTGCGCTGGGTTTGGGATTTGAAATAAAACGAAGGGAGATGTGCCACGCTCTTAAATGCCAGTCTTCTGCTCTAATCTTGCTAAATTTATGCATCTTGTTACATCTTGCAGCCTGTCTACTTATTTTACAAATATTGGCTGATAATTTAGGAAGGGCCCGGTTGCAACGAAATATACCCTCCAAATTTTGGCTAGAGCCTCTAAAAATGCAGGGCACGGCTGTTTTTAGCGCACGAGAAGGCAAAAAAATGCCCTCCAAATTTTAGGGCAGCCCTAAAAATGGCTTCTCGTGAAAATTTTGGGCACTTCGGAGGCTGCCGCTACTACTCTCAGCGACGCACAAACCGTTGCTCTTTTCTTCTCGCGCGTTGACCGGAACGCCGGCCATCGGTTCACCATGGCCAGCTCCTCCGACCCTGTAGCCGACCCTACGAAAGCTTGCTGCTGCTCCCGCCTTCCTCGCTATGGCTGGAGCCTCCAATGTCACTCCTTTCGTCGTCGCCACCATGGCTGCAGCTGCCCTTGCCCGCAGTCGCTCCTTCCTCTGgcttcctcctcctggctgggatcTTTGCGTCGGATCTGTTCTGACTCGGAGAAATCCTGTGAAGATGTTGTCGTGGTGCTCTTCTTCGTGCAAAGGTTTCGGGTGAAAACCTTTGTCCGTCTGCTCTCGACAGTGACGACCATTAGCGCCGTTATCCCTCCCGTGGGTGTTGTCGTGAAGCTTAATTGTTTTAGGGCGTTGTGTGACATTGTACTCAGATACTTCTATGCTTTATTTTAGTAGCCTAGTCCTATCCTGCATGATACGGGTAGTCTAAGATCGTCATTGTATGAGAGCTACCCGTAACTTTGTATCATTCGTCCATGTACATGATTCGATATTTACTTTACATATTTCCTCTAAAAAAATGtttactttat
It encodes:
- the LOC119300998 gene encoding ferritin-1, chloroplastic-like encodes the protein MLPRVAPSPATAAAAAAVGQLSGAGLAAGSVRLPGPLPSAAGSAVCCRAAAKGKEVLSGVMFQPFEELKGELSLVPQGKDQSLARHKFVDECEAALNEQINVEYNASYAYHSLFAYFDRDNVALKGFAKFFKESSDEERGHAEKLMEYQNKRGGRVRLQSIVTPLTEFDHAEKGDALYAMELALALEKLVNEKLHNLHSVATRCNDPQLTDFVESEFLQEQVDAIKKISEYVSQLRRVGKGHGVWHFDQMLLEEAA